The bacterium genome contains the following window.
GCCCCTTGGAACGCGACGCCGACGACCTTGCCGTCCTGGATGACGGGGCCGCCGCTGTTGCCGGGGTTGATCGCGGCGTCGGTCTGCACGGCCAGGTGCGCGTCGGCCGACGAGTGGGCGTAGCCCTGCGTCTCGATGCGCGAGACGACGCCGCGCGTCGAGGAGAGCTGCGCGCCGCCGGCGGGGTAGCCGTAGGTCTCGACCGTCGAGCGCAGCGCGGGCAAGCCGCCGAACTCGAGCGGCGGGATCTTGTCGAGCAGCGACGGATCGGCGAGCTCGAGCACCGCCAGATCGCAGTCGTGCCCGATCACCGCGACCTTGGCCGGATGCGGGTTGGGGTCGTTGTTGAGGAAGACCATCAGCAGCCGCGCGTCGCTGACGACGTGGGCGTTGGTCATGATCTTCTTGCCGGAGACGACGAAGCCGGAACCGCTGCCCGCCCTCGTCGGCTGCATGTCCCAAGGCGCCCACCAGTTGGGGCGCTGCGCGTAGTTGATGATGCGCGCCACCGAAGCCTCGATCGGCGCGGCGAAGGCGCCGGACGAGGCGGCGCCGGACGCGCACAGCAGCAGCGCGCCCACGACGGCCCAAGTTCGCTTCACGTTGTCTCTCCTTGCCCCCCGGCCGCGCCGAATGCGCGTCGGACCGGCAGATTGTAGGGCCGGTGGCGCCGTCCGCGGCGCGGCGCCAGCATCGATTTCGCGGCGCCGCTTCGGCGCGCCGCCGGCTTCGATTCGGCGGCGCCGCGCGCCGCGCGGAGGTCTCCCGCCATGCGACTCGTCCCGCCCGCCGCGCTGCGCGCGCTCCCGCTGGTCGCCGTTCTCGCGGCCCTCGCCGCCGCGCCCGCCGCGGCGGGGACG
Protein-coding sequences here:
- a CDS encoding S1C family serine protease, with protein sequence MKRTWAVVGALLLCASGAASSGAFAAPIEASVARIINYAQRPNWWAPWDMQPTRAGSGSGFVVSGKKIMTNAHVVSDARLLMVFLNNDPNPHPAKVAVIGHDCDLAVLELADPSLLDKIPPLEFGGLPALRSTVETYGYPAGGAQLSSTRGVVSRIETQGYAHSSADAHLAVQTDAAINPGNSGGPVIQDGKVVGVAFQGAQALQGVGFFIPVEVIRHFLDDVADGKYDGYPDLGVERSAMESPARRKRMGMADGESGIYVETVWPGSSAEGILRKGDVLLAAQGRVVANDGSVEMDGMRFSVGRLFDLLQVGEKLKARILRDGKRLDVEIPMKLLPGRERRAFVYDRKPRY